Proteins from a single region of Schistocerca gregaria isolate iqSchGreg1 chromosome 3, iqSchGreg1.2, whole genome shotgun sequence:
- the LOC126355213 gene encoding peritrophin-1-like isoform X8: MKVLASLLAVCVLAAVVMAAPNCPQYDGSTPVFFPDENDSSSFYECSNGRSVHMACPTGTVWNSNINTCDWPQSRK, translated from the exons ATGAAAG TGCTGGCTTCTCTTCTGGCTGTGTGCGTGCTGGCAGCCGTGGTGATGGCGGCCCCCAACTGCCCGCAGTACGACGGCTCCACGCCCGTCTTCTTCCCTGACGAGAACGACAGCAGCAGCTTCTACGAGTGCAGCAACGGCAGGTCCGTCCACATGGCCTGCCCCACTGGCACCGTCTGGAACTCCAACATCAACACCTGCGACTGGCCCCAGTCCAGGAAGTAG
- the LOC126355213 gene encoding peritrophin-1-like isoform X9 produces MKMLASLLAVCVLAAVVMAAPNCPQYDGSTPVFFPDENDSSSFYECSNGRSVHMACPTGTVWNSNINTCDWPQSRK; encoded by the coding sequence TGCTGGCTTCTCTTCTGGCTGTGTGCGTGCTGGCAGCCGTGGTGATGGCGGCCCCCAACTGCCCGCAGTACGACGGCTCCACGCCCGTCTTCTTCCCTGACGAGAACGACAGCAGCAGCTTCTACGAGTGCAGCAACGGCAGGTCCGTCCACATGGCCTGCCCCACTGGCACCGTCTGGAACTCCAACATCAACACCTGCGACTGGCCCCAGTCCAGGAAGTAG
- the LOC126355213 gene encoding peritrophin-1-like isoform X3: MKVLASLLAVCVLAAVVMAAPNCPQYDGSTPVFFPDENDSSSFYECSNGRSVHMACPTGTVWNSNINTCDWPQSRK, from the coding sequence TGCTGGCTTCTCTTCTGGCTGTGTGCGTGCTGGCAGCCGTGGTGATGGCGGCCCCCAACTGCCCGCAGTACGACGGCTCCACGCCCGTCTTCTTCCCTGACGAGAACGACAGCAGCAGCTTCTACGAGTGCAGCAACGGCAGGTCCGTCCACATGGCCTGCCCCACTGGCACCGTCTGGAACTCCAACATCAACACCTGCGACTGGCCCCAGTCCAGGAAGTAG